In a genomic window of Methanogenium sp. S4BF:
- a CDS encoding ORC1-type DNA replication protein, protein MPQHFLMDNQTLFKDPGVFEFDYTPDTISYRDMQLRELATHLRPALRGGHPVNTILHGPPGTGKTTCVREIFTEIEEITSHVVTVFVNCESVRTPFRVFATIFRRLFGHQPSLSGIPTERLTDPIASELIKRKAVLIVCLDDANYLGSNGHPGEILRYLLRMHEAYPGVKIGVVSTVNTRTDYHLALLDPSTRSVYQPYLISCPPYGAEEVRGILHDRVQAGLYEGVVPSGMLDLITALTIEEGDLRVGISLLRLAAAAAEQAARTVVQEQDVRNSFQAAHGAHLIQLVEALKPDEQRLLSHIAEMKQKDADVPVTSGTLYASFKETTKVSYTVFHTRLTRLADLRLIELIRPSVRGNTREVVLRGDPEMMMEMCRTEKCGLV, encoded by the coding sequence ATGCCACAACACTTCCTCATGGATAACCAGACACTCTTCAAAGACCCCGGTGTCTTTGAATTCGACTACACACCCGATACCATCAGTTACCGTGACATGCAGCTCCGGGAGCTTGCTACGCATCTCAGGCCCGCCCTGCGGGGAGGTCACCCCGTGAACACCATCCTCCATGGCCCGCCGGGGACCGGGAAGACCACCTGCGTCCGCGAGATCTTCACCGAGATTGAGGAGATCACCTCCCATGTCGTCACCGTCTTCGTCAACTGCGAGAGCGTCCGGACGCCGTTTCGTGTCTTTGCCACCATCTTCAGGAGACTCTTCGGGCATCAGCCGTCGCTCTCCGGCATCCCGACGGAGCGGCTCACTGACCCCATTGCGTCTGAGCTCATCAAACGAAAAGCAGTCCTCATCGTCTGCCTGGACGACGCCAATTATCTGGGCAGCAACGGTCATCCCGGTGAGATCCTTCGCTACCTGCTCCGGATGCATGAAGCCTATCCGGGAGTGAAAATCGGTGTCGTCTCGACAGTAAACACCCGGACAGACTACCACCTCGCGCTCCTCGACCCGTCGACACGGTCTGTCTATCAGCCCTATCTGATCTCCTGTCCGCCCTATGGAGCAGAAGAAGTGCGTGGCATCCTGCATGACCGCGTGCAGGCGGGCCTCTATGAAGGAGTAGTCCCGTCCGGGATGCTGGACCTTATCACCGCCCTCACAATAGAGGAGGGGGATCTCCGGGTGGGCATCAGCCTCCTGAGACTGGCGGCGGCCGCGGCCGAACAGGCTGCACGGACTGTTGTACAGGAGCAAGATGTCAGAAACTCGTTTCAGGCCGCACATGGAGCACATCTCATCCAGCTCGTCGAGGCCCTGAAGCCGGATGAACAGCGGCTGCTCTCCCATATTGCGGAGATGAAGCAGAAGGATGCTGACGTGCCGGTCACTTCCGGAACACTGTATGCGTCCTTCAAAGAGACAACAAAGGTCTCCTATACCGTCTTCCACACCCGGCTGACCAGACTCGCAGACCTCCGGCTCATCGAGCTGATTCGCCCGTCCGTGCGGGGGAATACACGGGAGGTGGTGCTCCGGGGTGACCCGGAGATGATGATGGAGATGTGCCGGACGGAAAAATGCGGATTGGTCTGA
- a CDS encoding AAA family ATPase, which yields MKELFLFAGPNGSGKSTIMAPFLSDGSLDYLSPDYCLREDPEIKIMPAGLEKSIRAREETERRLEEMISAGKSFAWETVFSHESRLNILKYAKEEGYRIHLTYVTTKDADINVARVQSRFREGGHDVPEEKIRGRYGRSVAFLPEMIVIADEVLIFDNSSEKTDPKLLFQKIMQTDDDTEPEMIVWLVDDEDVVEWVVKYVVYPLDKMGIQVRCYR from the coding sequence ATGAAAGAGTTATTTCTTTTTGCCGGGCCAAATGGATCCGGTAAATCCACAATAATGGCCCCATTTCTCTCAGATGGCTCTTTAGACTATTTAAGCCCGGATTATTGTTTACGTGAAGATCCCGAAATTAAAATTATGCCCGCTGGTCTGGAAAAGTCAATCCGGGCACGGGAAGAGACCGAAAGACGGCTTGAAGAAATGATCTCAGCAGGAAAATCCTTTGCATGGGAAACGGTGTTCTCTCATGAAAGCCGCCTGAATATTTTGAAATACGCAAAGGAAGAAGGCTATCGGATTCATCTGACATACGTTACGACAAAAGACGCTGATATCAATGTTGCCCGCGTTCAATCCCGGTTTAGAGAGGGTGGCCATGATGTGCCGGAAGAGAAAATCCGGGGAAGATATGGACGTTCCGTCGCTTTTTTGCCAGAAATGATTGTGATTGCCGATGAAGTTCTCATCTTTGATAATTCCTCAGAAAAAACCGATCCAAAACTTTTGTTTCAAAAAATCATGCAAACAGATGATGATACCGAACCTGAAATGATCGTCTGGCTGGTTGATGATGAGGATGTGGTTGAGTGGGTTGTGAAATACGTGGTTTATCCGCTTGATAAAATGGGTATTCAGGTCCGGTGCTATAGGTGA
- a CDS encoding HD domain-containing protein encodes MQSTEMETMLAYVETFFRQSGAHDLDHVLRVTRLCEEIGKAEGADMRVLIPAALFHDIARPIEEETGIPHEEEGARIAEDYLRKAGYDAERIAKIVHAIHTHRFSTGPEPETLEARILSDADKLDAMGAVGIARTFMQAGEHGGGIGDAVSHIHEKLLKLRRLMYTDAAVEIAKRRHALLERFIDSLEDETGSGRTPMV; translated from the coding sequence ATGCAGAGCACAGAGATGGAGACAATGCTGGCCTATGTCGAGACATTCTTCAGGCAGTCAGGGGCCCATGATCTTGACCACGTCCTCCGCGTCACCCGCCTCTGCGAGGAGATAGGGAAGGCCGAGGGTGCGGATATGCGGGTCCTCATCCCGGCCGCCCTCTTCCACGATATTGCCCGTCCCATTGAGGAGGAGACCGGCATCCCCCACGAGGAGGAGGGGGCACGAATAGCAGAAGATTATCTCAGGAAGGCGGGTTACGACGCGGAACGCATCGCAAAAATCGTCCATGCGATACACACCCACCGCTTCAGCACCGGCCCCGAACCAGAGACACTTGAAGCACGAATCCTCTCTGACGCCGACAAACTCGACGCCATGGGGGCGGTGGGAATCGCACGGACGTTTATGCAGGCAGGCGAGCACGGGGGCGGCATCGGGGACGCCGTGAGCCACATCCATGAAAAACTGCTGAAGCTTCGGCGACTGATGTACACGGACGCCGCAGTGGAGATTGCTAAACGGAGGCATGCTCTCTTAGAGCGGTTTATTGATAGTCTGGAGGACGAGACTGGGTCCGGCAGAACACCGATGGTGTGA
- a CDS encoding ROK family protein — MKHETGVCIAAADIGATHVRSAVFADDFAGEGECLVCRKEALCRDGADGTAVTAQVIRMINAVCDEAGCRPDAIGISTAGPLSAGKGSIHKSPNMPYSDIPLKEPLEAAFACPVAILNDASAGAYHAYRSGAGMNCQNLVYLTVSTGIGCGIISGGRLVEGANGNAGEIGHFCVDTVYNLPCGCGGQGHWEAYASGSGIPRFFRAWCGRHDFGQAPAAGPDVTAETLCAAARAGDPDITAFFRELAVINGRGLSTIIAAYAPEMIIVGGPVATENPDLIFEPALRHIDSYLPRPEITLSRADGMAPLIGAAVFAEERLRIQQCL, encoded by the coding sequence ATGAAACACGAAACGGGAGTATGTATTGCAGCAGCAGACATTGGGGCGACCCATGTGAGGAGTGCGGTCTTTGCTGATGATTTTGCCGGTGAGGGAGAATGTCTTGTCTGCCGGAAGGAAGCGCTCTGCCGGGACGGGGCGGACGGGACAGCGGTGACGGCACAGGTCATCCGGATGATCAACGCTGTCTGTGATGAGGCAGGCTGCCGGCCGGATGCGATCGGCATCAGCACGGCAGGCCCGCTTTCGGCAGGAAAGGGGAGCATCCACAAGAGCCCGAATATGCCGTATTCCGACATCCCGCTGAAAGAACCGCTGGAAGCGGCCTTTGCCTGCCCGGTCGCTATTCTCAACGATGCATCGGCAGGTGCCTACCATGCATACCGGAGCGGTGCCGGGATGAACTGCCAGAACCTCGTCTACCTGACCGTCTCCACCGGCATCGGCTGCGGCATCATCTCCGGCGGCCGCCTCGTCGAGGGGGCGAATGGCAATGCCGGGGAGATTGGCCATTTCTGTGTGGACACGGTCTATAACCTGCCCTGCGGATGCGGGGGGCAGGGCCACTGGGAGGCCTATGCTTCGGGGAGCGGCATCCCCCGGTTCTTCCGGGCGTGGTGCGGCAGGCATGATTTCGGACAGGCCCCGGCTGCAGGGCCGGACGTCACCGCCGAAACACTCTGTGCGGCGGCCCGTGCGGGTGACCCGGACATCACCGCATTCTTCCGGGAACTTGCCGTGATTAACGGACGCGGCCTCTCCACCATTATTGCTGCTTATGCCCCGGAGATGATCATTGTCGGAGGGCCGGTTGCGACCGAAAACCCGGATCTCATCTTTGAACCGGCACTCCGGCACATCGATTCGTATCTTCCCCGTCCCGAAATTACGCTCAGCAGGGCTGATGGCATGGCTCCGCTTATTGGAGCGGCGGTTTTTGCAGAGGAGAGATTAAGAATTCAGCAGTGTCTTTGA
- the ilvD gene encoding dihydroxy-acid dehydratase, with amino-acid sequence MRSDEVKQGYVRAPNRSLLRALGITDDELNKPFIGIANSWNTVVPGHVGLRQVAERVREGVAAGGGVPFEFNTIGICDGIAMGHEGMRYSLPSRETIADSVELMIQAHRFDGLVCICTCDKIVPGMLMAAARCNIPAIVVTGGPMLGGKCGGKELSLIDVFEGVGKVAAGTMDEAELIALEKCAMPGCGSCQGLYTANTMACMTEALGMSLPRCAATPAVHAEKLAIARMSGERVVGLVREWTTPRDIITKESMRNAIRVDMALGGSTNTVLHLMAVAEEAGVPLTLDDFNEISAAVPHICYMQPSGPHSMETLYYAGGIPAVMHELGPLLEDALTVSGACVAAFAAATPAGDHTIIRPLSDPVHATGGLKIVRGTLAPDGAVIKAAGVCDEMWQHTGPARVFDSEDAAMKAILSGSIVEGDVIVIRYEGPAGAPGMPEMLSPTSAIMGRGLTRVVLITDGRFSGGTRGPCFGHVAPEAAVGGPIALVEEGDSITIDLFQNRIDLDVLPDVLDERRKSLVIPEKNLSGVLSRYAAAVCQADRGAVMKKK; translated from the coding sequence ATGCGCAGCGATGAAGTGAAACAAGGGTATGTCCGTGCACCGAACCGGTCTCTTCTGCGGGCTCTCGGGATAACAGACGACGAGCTGAACAAGCCGTTCATCGGGATTGCCAATTCATGGAATACCGTTGTGCCGGGTCACGTTGGTCTCCGGCAGGTGGCAGAACGTGTCCGTGAGGGTGTGGCCGCAGGTGGCGGTGTTCCCTTTGAGTTCAACACCATCGGCATCTGCGACGGCATTGCGATGGGCCATGAGGGGATGCGCTATTCCCTCCCGTCCCGTGAGACGATTGCTGACTCTGTCGAACTCATGATTCAGGCCCACAGGTTTGACGGGCTGGTCTGCATCTGCACCTGCGACAAGATTGTCCCCGGTATGCTGATGGCTGCTGCCCGGTGCAATATTCCGGCGATTGTGGTGACCGGCGGCCCGATGCTCGGCGGAAAATGCGGCGGAAAGGAACTCTCGCTCATCGACGTCTTTGAAGGCGTCGGAAAAGTAGCCGCAGGGACCATGGACGAAGCCGAACTCATCGCCCTCGAGAAGTGTGCGATGCCCGGCTGCGGCAGCTGTCAGGGCCTCTATACCGCAAATACGATGGCCTGCATGACCGAAGCCCTCGGCATGTCTCTCCCGCGGTGTGCTGCGACACCGGCGGTGCATGCGGAGAAACTGGCGATTGCCCGGATGAGCGGAGAACGGGTCGTCGGCCTGGTCCGGGAATGGACCACGCCGCGTGACATCATCACAAAAGAGAGCATGCGCAATGCAATCCGGGTGGATATGGCGCTGGGTGGTTCAACGAATACCGTCCTGCACCTGATGGCGGTGGCAGAGGAGGCAGGTGTGCCCCTCACGCTGGATGACTTCAATGAAATAAGCGCCGCCGTGCCGCACATCTGCTACATGCAGCCCTCCGGTCCCCACTCAATGGAGACACTCTATTATGCAGGCGGTATTCCTGCCGTGATGCACGAACTTGGCCCCCTCCTTGAGGATGCGCTGACCGTGTCCGGCGCCTGTGTCGCAGCATTCGCGGCAGCCACACCGGCAGGAGACCACACCATCATCCGGCCGCTCTCTGACCCTGTGCATGCCACCGGGGGGCTGAAGATCGTCAGAGGAACCCTTGCACCCGACGGTGCGGTGATAAAAGCAGCAGGTGTCTGTGATGAGATGTGGCAGCACACCGGCCCGGCCCGTGTCTTTGACTCCGAGGATGCGGCAATGAAGGCCATTCTCTCCGGCAGCATCGTGGAAGGCGATGTCATTGTCATCCGGTATGAGGGTCCTGCAGGTGCGCCCGGCATGCCGGAGATGCTCTCTCCCACTTCAGCCATCATGGGACGCGGGCTCACCCGTGTTGTCCTGATTACAGACGGCCGGTTCTCCGGCGGGACACGGGGGCCATGCTTTGGGCATGTCGCCCCGGAGGCAGCGGTGGGCGGCCCTATTGCACTGGTGGAGGAGGGTGACAGCATCACGATTGACCTCTTCCAAAACCGGATTGACCTGGACGTTCTGCCGGACGTGCTCGACGAACGCAGAAAATCCCTGGTTATTCCTGAAAAGAACCTCTCCGGTGTTCTCAGCCGGTATGCGGCAGCGGTATGTCAGGCAGACCGCGGCGCTGTCATGAAGAAAAAATAA